One Aedes albopictus strain Foshan unplaced genomic scaffold, AalbF5 HiC_scaffold_47, whole genome shotgun sequence genomic window carries:
- the LOC134284663 gene encoding uncharacterized protein LOC134284663, whose product MFDLGAVPCVAHDLFEGWVNYDLFMIFKRIVKSGIVSRCYLQGRINSLFKQLKISTKIELNFTRKACNIKAKACDVWHLVQIIPFIFLKKDINYSQPEIIMLLLIKKVTDIITSPIQSTAQIKILETDLEEYIELRTTHFKEALRPKHHYTLHYPRYILWLGPIISYCTLFCERKHCFFKRCIRTTINFKNVVKFSSEQHQYYQGLLNTQTERLKNNFLLEKYVESISSLPKSSQTALHEFCLDNDQNVFVEQGTFMGYTYSAGDYLFLRHDEYGEWFYVVKIKLLVLNPKTESVTVFGNELIAVNIFERGIIEISESNEHPEKLICLSIEDFVDRAPLLPFVESNKVYLFIKHSIPPTTESC is encoded by the coding sequence ATGTTTGACTTGGGTGCAGTACCGTGTGTTGCCCACGACCTTTTCGAAGGATGGGTTAATTATGATTTGTTCATGATTTTCAAGAGAATTGTCAAAAGTGGTATCGTATCTAGGTGCTATTTGCAAGGTCGAATCAACAGTCTATTCAAGCAGCTCAAAATAAGTACAAAAATTGAGTTAAACTTTACCCGAAAAGCTTGCAATATTAAGGCCAAAGCATGTGACGTGTGGCACCTCGTGCAGATCATACCattcatttttctgaaaaaagACATAAACTACAGTCAACCAGAAATCATAATGCTGCTTCTTATtaaaaaagttacagatataatAACGTCTCCGATACAGTCCACTGCCCAAATAAAAATCTTGGAAACAGATTTGGAAGAATACATTGAACTCAGAACAACCCACTTCAAAGAAGCGTTAAGACCAAAACATCACTACACTCTTCATTATCCGCGTTACATACTGTGGCTGGGGCCGATTATATCGTACTGTACCCTGTTTTGCGAAAGAAAGCATTGTTTTTTTAAGCGGTGTATCAGAACCACTATAAACTTTAAGAACGTGGTAAAATTTTCTAGTGAACAACACCAGTATTACCAGGGCCTTTTAAATACCCAAACCGAACGCTTGAAGAATAATTTCTTGTTAGAAAAATATGTAGAAAGCATTTCGAGCTTGCCGAAGTCTTCTCAAACTGCATTACACGAGTTTTGTCTAGACAACGATCAGAACGTATTTGTGGAGCAAGGCACGTTTATGGGATACACATATTCTGCCGGAGATTATCTGTTTCTGCGTCATGATGAATATGGTGAATGGTTCTATGTGGTGAAAATCAAATTGTTGGTGTTGAATCCAAAAACTGAAAGCGTCACTGTGTTTGGGAATGAATTGATCGCGGTGAACATTTTCGAACGAGGGATTATAGAGATAAGTGAATCCAATGAACATCCGGAAAAATTGATATGTTTATCAATAGAAGATTTTGTTGATCGTGCTCCTTTGCTTCCGTTTGTTGAAAGTAACAAGGTATACCTCTTCATCAAACATTCAATACCGCCGACGACAGAGAGCTGTTGA